A part of Bosea sp. (in: a-proteobacteria) genomic DNA contains:
- a CDS encoding DNA polymerase IV, protein MLQLCRDCLADAESRLGNRRCAACGSPRLISHPERDALAIAHVDCDAFYASIEKRDDPALADKPVIVGGGRRGVVATCCYVARTYGVRSAMPMFKALEACPNAVVIKPDMAKYARVGRDVRTLMLELTPLVEPISIDEAFLDLTGTERLHRASPAVTLARFARRVEGEIGITISVGLSYAKFLAKIASDMDKPRGFSILGEAEAVEFLAGKPVTILPGVGRAAADRLAEAGFRQVGDLAAAPPERLFALLGKEGPRLQRLSRGIDERKVSPDHETRSVSSETTFDMDIADHAELEPILWRMAEKTARRLRKAELAGRTVTLKLKTADFRLLTRSRQLNEPTQLAKRLYDSALALLRAEPAGARYRLLGVGVADLSAGSDADQGDLADAETPRVAAVERAMEKLRDRFGAEAVVKGVGLGRAPATSRKR, encoded by the coding sequence ATGCTGCAGCTCTGCCGCGACTGCCTTGCCGATGCGGAATCTCGCCTCGGCAACCGTCGCTGCGCTGCCTGCGGCAGCCCCCGCCTTATCTCGCACCCTGAGCGCGACGCGCTGGCCATCGCTCATGTGGACTGCGATGCCTTCTATGCATCGATCGAGAAACGCGACGACCCCGCGCTTGCCGACAAGCCGGTGATCGTCGGCGGAGGCCGCCGCGGCGTGGTGGCCACCTGCTGCTATGTGGCCCGGACCTATGGCGTCCGCTCTGCCATGCCAATGTTCAAGGCCCTGGAGGCCTGCCCGAACGCGGTGGTGATCAAGCCGGACATGGCCAAATACGCGCGCGTCGGCCGCGATGTCCGCACGCTGATGCTGGAGTTGACTCCGCTGGTCGAGCCCATCTCCATCGACGAAGCCTTCCTTGACCTGACCGGCACGGAGAGGCTGCACAGGGCGAGCCCGGCCGTGACGCTCGCACGCTTCGCGCGCCGCGTCGAAGGCGAGATTGGCATCACCATCTCGGTCGGGCTCTCCTATGCCAAGTTTCTGGCCAAGATTGCGTCCGACATGGACAAGCCGCGCGGCTTCTCCATTCTCGGTGAGGCCGAGGCAGTGGAATTTCTTGCGGGCAAGCCTGTCACCATCCTGCCCGGGGTCGGCCGTGCCGCAGCCGACAGGCTGGCCGAGGCAGGCTTTCGGCAGGTTGGCGATCTCGCCGCCGCACCGCCCGAGCGCCTGTTCGCGCTGCTTGGCAAGGAAGGCCCGCGCCTCCAGCGCCTGAGCCGGGGCATCGACGAACGGAAAGTGAGCCCCGATCACGAAACGCGAAGCGTGTCGTCGGAGACCACATTCGACATGGACATTGCCGACCATGCCGAGCTTGAGCCCATACTCTGGCGCATGGCCGAAAAGACCGCGCGCCGCCTGCGCAAGGCTGAACTCGCGGGCCGCACTGTGACCCTCAAGCTCAAGACTGCAGATTTCAGGCTGCTGACACGCTCGCGCCAGCTCAACGAACCGACGCAACTGGCAAAGCGTCTTTATGATTCAGCGCTGGCGCTGCTGCGCGCCGAACCGGCCGGCGCGCGCTACCGGCTGCTGGGCGTGGGTGTCGCGGACCTCTCGGCCGGCTCCGATGCCGACCAGGGCGACCTCGCAGATGCCGAGACCCCGCGCGTGGCGGCGGTGGAGCGCGCCATGGAAAAGCTGCGCGACCGGTTCGGCGCCGAGGCCGTCGTCAAGGGCGTGGGGCTGGGCCGGGCGCCGGCGACTTCACGCAAGCGCTAG
- a CDS encoding cell envelope integrity EipB family protein encodes MLHAMRPGLTTAIILFSTVAAFAQSAQPVQPAAPVVLVPHRAVYDLKLDMAKSSRSVDGASGRIAFDFSGDACEGYALSLRQVTVIDSAETGSRQIDVRNNNFEDGDGRMFRFKTQSSVGGRLQDRVDGVAERRSGRYSVQIRQPKADRFAFDGSVIFPTEHMKRIIQAARSGASTYNVQVYSGSENGKQVYDTFSVIGRKVEPGPLVNLEEAVRKPEMEQAARWPVTISYFKAGSGEVTPSYAISFDLFDNGVTRALVLDYIDFRMTAELVKLDMGKPSACVKSPAPGPAPRP; translated from the coding sequence ATGTTGCACGCGATGAGGCCCGGTCTGACGACTGCGATCATTCTGTTTTCGACAGTCGCGGCCTTCGCGCAGAGTGCGCAGCCGGTCCAGCCGGCCGCGCCGGTGGTTCTGGTCCCTCACCGCGCTGTCTATGACCTCAAGCTCGACATGGCGAAGTCGTCCCGCTCTGTCGACGGAGCCAGTGGACGCATCGCCTTCGATTTCTCGGGCGATGCTTGCGAGGGCTATGCACTGTCGTTGCGGCAGGTGACGGTCATCGACAGCGCTGAGACGGGCTCCCGGCAGATCGATGTGCGCAACAACAATTTCGAGGACGGGGATGGGCGGATGTTCCGCTTCAAGACCCAGAGCTCTGTTGGCGGCCGGCTTCAGGACCGCGTGGACGGGGTCGCCGAGCGGCGCAGTGGCCGGTACTCGGTCCAGATACGCCAGCCCAAGGCGGACCGGTTCGCCTTCGATGGCAGCGTGATCTTCCCCACCGAGCACATGAAGCGGATCATCCAGGCTGCACGCTCCGGAGCCTCGACCTACAATGTCCAAGTCTATAGCGGCTCCGAAAACGGCAAGCAGGTCTATGACACGTTTTCAGTGATCGGGCGCAAGGTCGAGCCGGGGCCGCTTGTGAATCTCGAGGAGGCCGTGCGCAAGCCCGAGATGGAGCAGGCCGCGCGCTGGCCCGTCACGATCAGCTATTTCAAGGCCGGATCGGGTGAAGTGACGCCTTCCTATGCGATCAGCTTCGATCTGTTCGATAACGGCGTGACGCGCGCTCTCGTGCTGGACTACATCGATTTCCGCATGACGGCCGAACTGGTGAAGCTCGACATGGGCAAGCCTAGCGCTTGCGTGAAGTCGCCGGCGCCCGGCCCAGCCCCACGCCCTTGA
- a CDS encoding RidA family protein — MSAVEQRLATLGITLPSPTAPAANYVPFVRTGNLLVISGQLCFGPDGKLAPEHKGKLGDTVSMEQGKAAARQCAINVLAQVKAAIGDLDKVVRCVRLGGFINALPDYEPLAQVMNGASDLMVEALGDKGRHARSTVGVIVPLAAAVEVEAMFEIAD, encoded by the coding sequence ATGAGCGCCGTCGAACAACGCCTTGCCACCCTTGGCATCACCCTGCCCTCGCCCACGGCGCCTGCCGCCAATTACGTGCCCTTCGTGCGCACCGGAAACCTGCTGGTCATCTCCGGCCAGCTCTGCTTCGGCCCAGATGGCAAGCTGGCGCCCGAGCACAAGGGCAAGCTTGGCGACACCGTTTCCATGGAACAGGGCAAGGCAGCGGCCCGGCAGTGCGCCATCAATGTTCTGGCTCAGGTCAAGGCTGCCATCGGCGATCTCGACAAGGTTGTCCGCTGCGTGCGCCTCGGCGGCTTCATCAACGCGCTGCCCGACTACGAGCCTCTGGCCCAGGTCATGAACGGAGCGTCTGACCTGATGGTCGAGGCGCTGGGCGACAAGGGCCGCCATGCCCGAAGCACTGTAGGCGTGATCGTGCCGCTCGCCGCTGCGGTCGAGGTCGAGGCGATGTTCGAGATCGCGGACTGA
- a CDS encoding glycerophosphodiester phosphodiesterase produces the protein MKAPDWMTARPIAHRGLHDAARGVIENSPSAARAAIAGGFAIECDVQLTADGEAVVFHDFELDRLTEASGRVAAQTAATLRTTRLRGTADTILPLGDFLDVIGGRVPLVLEIKSRFDGDMRLTRRVAGIVNGWPSPIVLKSFDPRIVAALRDLTPGHARGIVAMTDYNYPDYAKCTAEEKRAMANLLHFTESRPDFISWRVRDLPTAAPHLCRAALGLPVMAWTVRTPAERALAAAHADQMVFEGFVP, from the coding sequence ATGAAGGCGCCGGACTGGATGACAGCCCGCCCCATCGCCCATCGCGGGCTGCATGACGCTGCGCGCGGGGTGATCGAGAACTCGCCCTCGGCGGCGCGCGCCGCCATCGCCGGCGGTTTTGCCATCGAATGCGACGTGCAGCTCACCGCCGATGGCGAAGCCGTGGTGTTTCATGACTTCGAACTCGACCGCCTGACCGAGGCGAGCGGCCGAGTCGCGGCGCAAACCGCGGCAACCCTCCGCACGACCCGGCTGCGCGGCACGGCCGACACCATCCTGCCGCTCGGGGATTTTCTCGATGTCATCGGCGGGCGCGTGCCCCTGGTGCTCGAGATCAAGAGCCGGTTCGACGGCGACATGCGGCTCACGCGGCGTGTTGCCGGGATCGTGAACGGCTGGCCATCCCCGATCGTGCTGAAATCCTTCGATCCGCGCATCGTCGCGGCGTTGAGGGATCTCACACCCGGCCATGCGCGCGGAATCGTCGCGATGACGGATTACAACTATCCAGACTATGCGAAGTGCACAGCCGAAGAGAAGCGCGCCATGGCAAACCTCCTGCATTTCACCGAAAGTCGCCCGGACTTCATCTCCTGGCGCGTGCGTGATCTGCCCACAGCCGCGCCCCATCTGTGCCGCGCCGCGCTGGGGCTGCCGGTGATGGCCTGGACTGTCCGGACACCGGCCGAACGTGCGCTTGCGGCGGCCCATGCCGACCAGATGGTCTTCGAAGGCTTCGTGCCCTGA
- a CDS encoding N-acetyltransferase, which translates to MQAGASAGARPITLRTVLSLGEIAAADWDRCSQWAGPGEADSNSQVDAANPFISHAFLLALEQSGSVGARTGWTSAHLVAEDESGVIVGVAPTYLKSHSQGEYVFDHAWADALQRAGGRYYPKLQVAAPFTPATGRRLLAAPGPDALRAERALADGVIALRDQMNASSAHITFQPKPEWDRMERANWLARLDVQYHWFNRGYATYEDFLGALASRKRKALRRERREAPAQGIAIERLTGNDLTEAVWDDFFAFYMDTGSRKWGRPYLARAFFSLIGQSMADRIVLVMARREGRYIAGAINFLGQDALYGRHWGCKEDHPFLHFEVCYHQAIDHALSLGLARVEAGAQGDHKIARGYEPVLTRSSHAIAHPGFRRAVADFLQHETAQIDHLLEAMRSDLPFASRSGADPDTRSD; encoded by the coding sequence GTGCAGGCAGGCGCATCCGCTGGCGCGCGGCCGATCACGCTGCGCACTGTTCTGTCGCTCGGTGAGATCGCCGCGGCCGACTGGGACCGCTGCAGCCAATGGGCGGGCCCGGGCGAAGCTGATTCGAACTCTCAGGTTGATGCCGCCAATCCCTTCATTTCGCACGCCTTCCTGCTGGCGCTTGAGCAGTCCGGCTCTGTCGGCGCGCGAACCGGCTGGACCAGCGCCCATCTCGTCGCCGAAGATGAGTCTGGTGTCATCGTCGGCGTCGCGCCGACCTATCTCAAGAGCCACAGCCAGGGCGAGTATGTCTTCGACCACGCCTGGGCCGATGCGCTGCAGCGCGCGGGCGGGCGCTATTACCCCAAGCTTCAGGTCGCAGCGCCGTTCACGCCCGCGACGGGCCGCCGCCTGCTTGCTGCACCCGGCCCCGATGCGCTGCGCGCCGAGCGAGCGCTGGCTGATGGCGTGATCGCCCTGCGTGACCAGATGAACGCCTCGTCGGCGCACATCACCTTCCAGCCAAAGCCGGAATGGGACCGCATGGAGCGGGCAAACTGGCTGGCAAGGCTCGATGTCCAGTATCACTGGTTCAATCGCGGCTATGCCACGTATGAGGATTTCCTCGGCGCCCTCGCCTCACGCAAGCGCAAGGCCCTGCGACGCGAACGCCGCGAAGCGCCCGCCCAAGGCATCGCCATCGAGCGGCTGACCGGAAACGACCTCACCGAAGCGGTCTGGGATGATTTCTTCGCCTTCTACATGGACACAGGTTCGCGCAAATGGGGCCGGCCTTATCTTGCGCGCGCCTTCTTCTCACTGATCGGCCAGAGCATGGCGGACCGCATCGTGCTCGTCATGGCGCGGCGGGAGGGCCGCTACATCGCCGGCGCCATCAATTTCCTTGGGCAGGACGCGCTCTATGGCCGCCATTGGGGCTGCAAGGAGGATCATCCCTTCCTGCATTTCGAAGTCTGCTATCATCAGGCCATCGATCATGCGCTGTCCCTGGGCCTCGCGCGCGTGGAGGCCGGGGCGCAGGGCGACCACAAGATCGCCCGCGGCTACGAGCCCGTGCTGACCCGGTCCAGCCACGCCATCGCCCATCCCGGCTTCCGCCGCGCGGTGGCGGACTTCCTCCAGCACGAGACGGCGCAGATCGACCATCTGCTGGAAGCCATGCGATCCGACCTGCCCTTCGCGAGCCGCAGCGGGGCCGATCCTGACACCCGGTCGGATTGA
- a CDS encoding HIT family protein: protein MTAYDSSNIFARILRGELPCHRVYEDADCLAFMDIMPRAPGHTLVIPRSPARTILDIRPDALASLTRAVQTVARAVKHGMAADGLTIQQFNESAGGQVVFHMHVHIIPRWDGAAMRPHTAEMAPAEQLMVNAEKIKAALAAA, encoded by the coding sequence ATGACCGCTTACGATTCCTCCAACATCTTCGCCCGCATCCTGCGCGGCGAGTTGCCCTGCCACCGGGTCTATGAGGACGCCGACTGCCTCGCCTTCATGGACATCATGCCCCGCGCGCCGGGCCATACGCTGGTGATCCCGCGCAGCCCTGCACGAACGATCCTCGACATCAGGCCAGACGCGCTCGCCAGCCTGACCCGCGCGGTGCAGACCGTGGCGCGCGCCGTCAAGCACGGCATGGCGGCCGATGGCCTGACCATCCAGCAGTTCAACGAAAGCGCCGGCGGCCAGGTTGTCTTCCACATGCATGTGCACATCATCCCGCGCTGGGACGGCGCGGCGATGCGGCCCCACACTGCGGAGATGGCGCCTGCCGAGCAGCTCATGGTCAATGCCGAGAAGATCAAGGCTGCGCTCGCGGCGGCCTGA
- a CDS encoding AzlD domain-containing protein: MSGGLWPYLVVIVIGFLPTEIWRIAGVFAGRSLDENSEVLVWVRMVATALVAGVVAKLLLAPSGALAFVPLWGRLGALVAGLAVYALARRSVLVGLLAGELVLIAVGLAVT; the protein is encoded by the coding sequence ATGAGCGGGGGGCTCTGGCCGTATCTCGTCGTGATCGTGATCGGCTTCCTGCCGACCGAGATCTGGCGCATCGCAGGCGTGTTCGCCGGGCGCAGCCTCGACGAGAACTCCGAGGTTCTCGTCTGGGTCAGGATGGTGGCGACGGCGCTCGTGGCTGGGGTGGTGGCCAAGCTGCTGCTGGCGCCGTCGGGGGCGCTGGCCTTCGTGCCGCTTTGGGGGCGCCTCGGCGCCCTGGTGGCGGGACTGGCGGTTTACGCGCTGGCGCGCCGCTCGGTGCTGGTCGGGCTGCTCGCGGGGGAACTTGTGCTGATCGCCGTCGGGCTCGCTGTCACCTGA
- a CDS encoding AzlC family ABC transporter permease, translated as MVTAALTETAFWPCLKAGISRAAGLPSIVLMCSLIGVGGLTRDIGYPMLAGVLSTVLLWAGPAQVLLFGSIAAGASLPAVAVAVSLSSIRFLPMTVSILPLLRAPGIGTGKLLLAAHFIAVTSWTEGRRLLPPLSPEQRYPFFMGFGLMVMLAATVATGAGYYLIGALPAAFAAALLFTTPMFFTLSLVAGSRTAADWTALCLGFALSPLSTWIAGQDFDLLIVGLVGGTAAYALHRLRDGR; from the coding sequence ATGGTGACGGCTGCCCTCACCGAAACGGCTTTCTGGCCTTGCCTCAAGGCCGGCATCAGCCGGGCTGCGGGCCTGCCGTCGATCGTGCTGATGTGCTCGCTGATCGGCGTCGGCGGACTGACCCGCGACATCGGCTACCCGATGCTGGCGGGCGTGCTCTCCACTGTGCTGCTCTGGGCCGGGCCTGCGCAGGTCCTGCTGTTCGGCTCGATCGCGGCGGGAGCTTCATTGCCGGCGGTCGCCGTCGCGGTGTCGCTCTCGTCGATCCGCTTCCTTCCCATGACGGTCTCGATCCTTCCGCTGCTGCGAGCCCCGGGCATTGGAACCGGAAAGCTGCTGCTGGCAGCGCATTTCATCGCCGTCACCTCGTGGACGGAAGGTCGCCGGCTGCTGCCGCCACTGAGCCCTGAACAGCGCTATCCCTTTTTCATGGGCTTTGGCCTGATGGTCATGCTCGCGGCCACGGTGGCGACGGGCGCGGGCTACTACCTGATCGGCGCCTTGCCGGCGGCGTTCGCCGCGGCCTTGCTGTTCACGACCCCGATGTTTTTCACGCTCTCGCTGGTGGCCGGTTCGCGGACGGCCGCGGACTGGACGGCGCTTTGCCTTGGCTTCGCGCTGTCTCCGCTCTCCACCTGGATCGCGGGGCAGGATTTCGATCTGCTCATTGTCGGGCTTGTGGGCGGAACGGCCGCCTATGCGCTCCATCGGCTTCGGGACGGGCGCTGA
- the clpA gene encoding ATP-dependent Clp protease ATP-binding subunit ClpA has product MPSFSRSLEQALHRALALANDRRHEYATLEHLLLALVDDQDAASVMRACSVDLDLLKRNLVEYVENELANLVHNGRDDAKPTAGFQRVIQRAVIHVQSSGREEVTGANVLVAIFAERESHAAYFLQEQDMTRYDAVNYISHGIAKRPGASEPRPVRGGDDENESREKREEPGPTEAGDDKKKKKEGALESYCVNLNVKARDGRIDPLIGRESEVQRTIQILCRRQKNNPLLVGDPGVGKTAIAEGLARKIIMGEVPEVLADATVFSLDMGTLLAGTRYRGDFEERLKQVIKEIEAHPKAIMFIDEIHTVIGAGATSGGAMDASNLLKPALSGGTLRCIGSTTYKEYRQYFEKDRALVRRFQKIDVNEPSVPDAIEILKGLKPYFEEFHKLRYTNDAIKAAVELSARYINDRKLPDKAIDVIDETGASQMLLPETRRKKTIGVKEIESTISTMARIPPKTVSKNDAEVLEHLETTLRRVVYGQEAAITSLAASIKLARAGLREPEKPIGCYLFAGPTGVGKTEVAKQLAKVLGVEMLRFDMSEYMERHTISRLIGAPPGYVGFDQGGLLTDGIDQNPYCVLLLDEIEKAHPDLFNILLQIMDHGKLTDHNGKQVDFRNVILIMTSNAGAADMARPAYGFTRTRREGDDVEAISRMFAPEFRNRLDAVISFGHLPRQVIRQVVDKFIAQLEAQLADRAVTIELTDEAREWLADNGYDEAMGARPMGRLIQSTIKTPLADEVLFGRLKNGGAVRVVVVASETTGLKVLGFAFPEGPVTPKPEKDVENAATKRGKGSRARGKSSPKSSSPRKKDPVNDMSKFLPAPGNADKPPARNVRTVPKVPLSKG; this is encoded by the coding sequence ATGCCGAGTTTTTCGCGCAGCCTTGAACAGGCTCTGCACCGGGCGCTGGCGCTGGCCAATGATCGCCGCCACGAATATGCGACGCTGGAGCATCTGCTGCTGGCTTTGGTTGACGATCAGGATGCTGCGTCCGTGATGCGGGCATGCAGCGTCGATCTCGATCTGCTCAAGCGCAACCTCGTCGAATATGTCGAGAACGAGTTGGCCAATCTTGTCCATAACGGCCGGGACGACGCCAAGCCGACCGCCGGCTTCCAGCGCGTGATCCAGCGCGCGGTGATCCATGTGCAGTCGTCGGGACGCGAGGAGGTTACGGGCGCCAATGTGCTCGTGGCCATCTTCGCCGAGCGCGAGAGCCACGCCGCGTATTTCCTGCAGGAGCAGGACATGACGCGCTACGACGCGGTCAACTACATCAGCCACGGCATCGCAAAGCGCCCCGGCGCGTCGGAGCCGCGCCCCGTTCGGGGGGGCGATGACGAGAACGAGAGCCGCGAGAAGCGCGAGGAGCCCGGCCCGACCGAAGCCGGTGATGACAAGAAAAAGAAGAAGGAGGGCGCGCTCGAGAGCTATTGCGTCAACCTGAACGTGAAGGCGCGCGATGGCCGCATCGATCCGTTGATCGGGCGCGAATCGGAGGTGCAGCGCACCATCCAGATCCTTTGCCGCCGCCAGAAGAACAACCCGCTGCTGGTGGGCGATCCGGGCGTGGGCAAGACCGCCATCGCGGAGGGCCTGGCGCGCAAGATCATCATGGGCGAGGTGCCCGAGGTGCTTGCGGACGCGACGGTGTTCTCGCTCGACATGGGCACGCTTCTCGCCGGCACGCGCTATCGCGGCGATTTCGAGGAGCGGCTCAAGCAGGTCATCAAGGAAATCGAGGCTCACCCCAAGGCGATCATGTTCATCGACGAGATCCACACGGTGATCGGCGCTGGCGCGACCTCAGGCGGGGCGATGGATGCTTCGAACCTGCTCAAGCCGGCGCTGTCTGGCGGCACGCTTCGCTGCATCGGATCAACCACCTACAAGGAATACCGGCAGTATTTCGAGAAGGATCGGGCGCTTGTCCGGCGCTTCCAGAAGATCGACGTCAACGAGCCTTCTGTCCCCGATGCGATCGAGATCCTGAAGGGGCTCAAGCCCTATTTCGAGGAGTTCCACAAGCTGCGCTACACCAACGACGCCATCAAGGCGGCGGTGGAACTGTCGGCGCGCTACATCAATGACCGCAAGCTGCCCGACAAGGCGATCGATGTGATCGACGAGACGGGCGCCTCACAGATGCTGCTGCCAGAGACGCGCCGCAAGAAGACCATCGGCGTGAAGGAAATCGAGTCCACGATCTCGACCATGGCGCGCATCCCGCCCAAGACCGTGTCGAAGAACGACGCGGAGGTGCTCGAACATCTGGAGACAACGCTGCGCCGCGTTGTCTATGGCCAGGAAGCCGCCATCACCTCGCTCGCGGCGTCGATCAAGCTGGCGCGGGCCGGCCTGCGCGAGCCGGAGAAGCCGATCGGCTGCTATCTTTTCGCGGGCCCGACCGGCGTGGGCAAGACTGAAGTCGCCAAGCAGCTCGCCAAGGTGCTTGGCGTGGAGATGCTGCGTTTCGACATGTCGGAGTACATGGAGCGGCACACCATCAGCCGTCTCATCGGCGCGCCTCCGGGCTATGTCGGCTTCGACCAGGGCGGGCTGCTGACCGATGGCATCGACCAGAACCCGTATTGCGTGCTGTTGCTCGACGAGATCGAGAAGGCTCATCCGGACCTGTTCAATATCCTCCTGCAGATCATGGACCACGGCAAGCTGACCGACCACAACGGCAAGCAGGTCGATTTCCGGAACGTGATCCTGATCATGACTTCGAACGCCGGGGCGGCCGACATGGCCCGGCCGGCCTATGGCTTCACGCGCACCAGGCGCGAGGGCGATGATGTCGAAGCCATCAGCCGGATGTTCGCGCCCGAGTTCCGGAACCGGCTCGATGCGGTGATCTCGTTCGGCCATCTGCCGCGTCAGGTCATCCGCCAGGTGGTGGACAAGTTCATCGCGCAGCTCGAGGCCCAGTTGGCCGACCGCGCCGTCACGATCGAACTGACGGATGAAGCGCGCGAATGGCTCGCCGACAATGGCTATGACGAGGCGATGGGGGCGCGGCCCATGGGCAGGCTCATCCAGTCGACCATCAAGACGCCGCTGGCCGACGAGGTGCTGTTTGGCCGTCTGAAAAATGGCGGCGCGGTGCGTGTCGTGGTTGTTGCCTCCGAGACGACCGGCCTCAAGGTGCTCGGCTTCGCGTTTCCCGAGGGCCCGGTGACGCCGAAGCCCGAGAAGGATGTCGAGAACGCGGCGACCAAGCGCGGCAAGGGTTCGCGCGCCAGGGGCAAGTCTTCGCCGAAGTCTTCATCTCCGCGCAAGAAAGACCCTGTCAATGACATGTCGAAGTTCTTGCCAGCGCCCGGCAATGCTGACAAACCCCCTGCGCGTAATGTGCGCACGGTGCCGAAGGTCCCGCTCAGCAAGGGCTGA
- the clpS gene encoding ATP-dependent Clp protease adapter ClpS: MANRPREPKDGSGGNGAGTAVITRTKTRTKKPNLYRVLLLNDDYTPMEFVIHVLERFFNKTRDEATQIMLHVHHNGVGECGIFTYEVAETKVTNVMDFARKHSHPLQCVMEKN; this comes from the coding sequence ATGGCCAATCGCCCGCGCGAGCCAAAGGACGGCAGCGGGGGCAATGGCGCCGGCACGGCCGTCATCACCCGGACCAAGACCCGTACAAAAAAACCCAATCTCTACCGTGTTCTGTTGCTGAACGACGATTACACGCCGATGGAGTTCGTGATTCACGTTCTCGAGCGGTTCTTCAACAAGACCCGTGACGAGGCCACGCAAATCATGCTGCATGTGCATCATAACGGCGTCGGCGAGTGCGGTATCTTCACCTACGAGGTGGCCGAGACGAAGGTCACCAACGTGATGGATTTCGCCCGCAAGCATTCTCATCCGCTGCAATGCGTCATGGAAAAAAACTAG
- a CDS encoding phasin family protein — protein MMQQFETIQKTGKENVDAALKSFGAASKGLQTIAVESSDFAKKSFEQGTAVIEKLVAVKTIDKAFEIQADYAKSAYESFVAQTTKMGEIYTAMAKDAFKPFEAVIAKVAPSVK, from the coding sequence ATGATGCAGCAGTTTGAAACCATCCAGAAGACCGGCAAGGAAAACGTCGACGCCGCTCTCAAGTCGTTTGGCGCCGCTTCCAAGGGCCTCCAGACCATTGCCGTTGAGTCCTCGGACTTCGCCAAGAAGTCTTTCGAGCAGGGCACCGCGGTCATCGAGAAGCTCGTCGCCGTGAAGACCATCGACAAGGCCTTCGAAATCCAGGCCGATTACGCCAAGTCCGCCTATGAGAGCTTCGTCGCCCAGACCACGAAGATGGGCGAGATTTACACCGCGATGGCCAAGGACGCATTCAAGCCGTTCGAAGCCGTGATCGCCAAGGTGGCTCCCTCCGTCAAGTGA